In a single window of the Phoenix dactylifera cultivar Barhee BC4 unplaced genomic scaffold, palm_55x_up_171113_PBpolish2nd_filt_p 000405F, whole genome shotgun sequence genome:
- the LOC120105961 gene encoding glucan endo-1,3-beta-glucosidase-like codes for MANRSNGSRAAIALLLGLLIAIPTRVTSIGVCYGMQGNNLPQPSTVVNLYKSNNIKAMRLYDPNQAALQALKGSNIQLILDVPNSSLQSLASSASAASNWVQTNVKAYSSGVSFKYIAVGNEVIPGNLAQYVLPAMRNIYSALSSAGLQNQIKVSTSVATSVLGGNSSPPSSGFFASDALTYLSPIVKFLASNGAPLLVNVYPYFSYVGNPTQIKLDYALFTSPGTVVTDGQYKYQNLFDAIVDAVYAALEKAGGSNVVIVVSESGWPSAGGTAATISNAKTYNQNLINHVGQGTPRRSGKALETYIFEMFNENEKSAGVEQNFGLFYPNTNPVYSINFT; via the exons ATGGCAAACCGAAGCAATGGTTCCAGGGCTGCCATTGCGTTACTTCTTGGACTCCTCATAGCAATCCCAACaa GGGTGACATCCATTGGCGTGTGTTATGGAATGCAAGGAAACAATCTGCCTCAACCAAGTACTGTAGTGAATCTGTACAAGTCTAATAATATCAAGGCAATGAGGCTTTACGATCCAAACCAAGCTGCTCTCCAGGCCCTCAAGGGTTCCAACATCCAGCTCATCCTAGATGTCCCAAACAGTTCTCTACAATCATTAGCTTCTAGCGCTTCAGCAGCCAGTAATTGGGTCCAGACAAATGTGAAGGCCTATTCTTCTGGTGTTTCATTTAAATACATTGCAGTTGGCAATGAAGTGATTCCTGGAAATCTAGCCCAGTACGTGCTCCCTGCCATGAGAAACATCTATTCAGCTCTTTCCTCAGCCGGTCTGCAAAACCAAATCAAAGTCTCAACTTCAGTCGCCACTTCAGTCCTCGGCGGGaactcatctcctccctcatctgggTTTTTCGCTTCTGATGCACTGACATACTTGAGCCCAATAGTTAAATTTTTGGCTAGCAATGGAGCCCCACTCCTGGTAAATGTATACCCCTACTTCAGTTATGTGGGTAACCCGACCCAGATCAAGCTTGACTATGCTTTGTTTACTTCCCCGGGGACCGTCGTGACAGATGGACAATATAAATATCAGAACCTCTTTGATGCCATAGTTGATGCAGTTTATGCAGCATTGGAGAAGGCAGGAGGGTCTAATGTGGTGATCGTGGTATCGGAGAGCGGTTGGCCATCAGCTGGTGGTACTGCAGCAACCATCAGCAATGCAAAAACATATAATCAGAATTTGATCAATCATGTTGGTCAAGGGACTCCAAGGAGATCTGGAAAGGCTTTAGAGACTTACATATTTGAGATGTTCAATGAGAATGAGAAATCAGCAGGAGTGGAACAAAACTTTGGACTGTTTTACCCAAATACGAATCCAGTCTACTCAATCAACTTCACTTGA